Genomic window (Neorhizobium galegae bv. orientalis str. HAMBI 540):
ACACGACGGCGACCGACTGCATCGTACCGAACACTCGGCCGGTGAAGGGATCGACCATCCAGAAAATCAGCGACATGACGCGCTGGTCGGTCTTCTTCAGCCCGCCCCAGATCTCGAAACAGTCGCCGAGGCGCGGCGTTTCGCCATAAAGGATGCGGAATTCCAGCACCGCGCCGCCGACCTTGCCGGGCGGCGTTTCGGCATGTTTGCTGACGAGTTCGCGGATCGGGCCGGTGAGCTGTTTCACCCCGCCGCCGACCGCGCCGATGAATTTCTGGGGGCCGAGGCGGTTGAATGCGTCGCAGGCCTCCGGTTCGATCAGGCTCATGGCCGTGCGCTTCAGGCCAAGCGTGATTGCCCGGTCGCGCGAGGCGCTGATCGTCACCGGCTCATTGCCGGTGCCGCGGGCGAGCGCCTCCTTGGGCGCGTCGACCAGCGAGGCGGAAGCCTTTTCGCGGAAGGTCGTTGGCCAGGAAAGGGGCGTCTTGAGGTCGGCCGCATCCACATGGGTCAGCCGCACCCTGAAGCTCGCGGCCAACTGGCCGGAATGGCTGTTGTAAAGCATCAGCACCGCAAACGCCGTCGTCTCGCCGATCTCGAGGAAACCGCCTGTCATATGCAGCGACGTGCCGGCATGCGCTTCGCGATGGAAACGGATGTGATGTTCGTTATAGGCGATCGTCGTTGGGGATATGGGCGAGAACAGGCCCGTCAGGCCGTTGAGGCCGAACAGAACCGCGAGGCTCTCATTGGCGCGGGCGACGTAATACTGGGTGTTCCAGTGGGAGTTTTCGTCCACTTCCCATTGGCGCACGCTGCCGCGCCAGACCTCGATCATCGGGGCTTCGGTCATTTCGCCTTGCTGCGTGCTCACGCCGGCTCCTCCTGCAGAACGATACGTCCCTTGACCGCGCCTTTGGAGAGCCGGCTCATCGCGTCGTTGATCGATGATTT
Coding sequences:
- a CDS encoding acyl-ACP thioesterase gives rise to the protein MSTQQGEMTEAPMIEVWRGSVRQWEVDENSHWNTQYYVARANESLAVLFGLNGLTGLFSPISPTTIAYNEHHIRFHREAHAGTSLHMTGGFLEIGETTAFAVLMLYNSHSGQLAASFRVRLTHVDAADLKTPLSWPTTFREKASASLVDAPKEALARGTGNEPVTISASRDRAITLGLKRTAMSLIEPEACDAFNRLGPQKFIGAVGGGVKQLTGPIRELVSKHAETPPGKVGGAVLEFRILYGETPRLGDCFEIWGGLKKTDQRVMSLIFWMVDPFTGRVFGTMQSVAVVFDLDARAIVQISPAATEALAPLVTEGLAL